Proteins found in one Zea mays cultivar B73 chromosome 1, Zm-B73-REFERENCE-NAM-5.0, whole genome shotgun sequence genomic segment:
- the LOC103643187 gene encoding flavanone 3-dioxygenase 2 isoform X1 has protein sequence MSLVVAAPMAIVELANAQLQQQAAAAAKKDGGGHELEDGAADADTSTTMGMSCKRSEQQQQLVESSSSYDYDYGALMKGVRHLSDSGITRLPDRYVLPVSDRPGVGLIAASSTAAAAGGVGRVKLPVVDLAGLRDPSQRAAVLATLDDACREYGFFQVCINYTHKSRATTTRTSRLHGGVSSSSTSTCACVRVSAGSRLLLTMATTPAELMRRAPGPGAQVVNHGVGSDVSGGMLDVARRFFELPLAERARHMSADVRAPVRYGTSFNQAKDAVLCWRDFLKLVCQPLREVVPRWPQQPADLRDVATGYAAASHALFMEVMEAALEALGIPAPAAGGGVLGELAALASHMMTVNCYPACPQPELTLGMPPHSDYGLLTFVLQDHVEGLQVLHAGRWLTVDPVPGSFVVNVGDHLEIYSNGRYKSVLHRVRVNSTRPRISVASFHSLPAERAIGPAPELVDDEAGNPRRYMDTDFATFLAYLASADGKNKTFLQSRKLPLHTSS, from the exons ATGAGCTTGGTTGTTGCGGCGCCAATGGCGATCGTCGAGTTGGCCAACGCCCAGCTGCAGCAGCAAGCCGCAGCGGCGGCCAAGAAAGACGGCGGCGGCCACGAGCTGGAAGATGGGGCGGCGGACGCGGACACGAGCACGACGATGGGTATGAGCTGCAAGCGgagcgagcagcagcagcagctggtgGAGTCGTCCTCGTCCTACGACTACGACTACGGCGCCCTGATGAAAGGCGTGAGGCACCTCTCGGACAGCGGCATTACCAGGCTGCCCGACAGGTACGTCCTGCCCGTGTCCGACCGCCCCGGCGTCGGCCTGATTGCCGCCTCGTccaccgcggcggcggcgggcggcgtcGGCAGGGTCAAGCTCCCCGTCGTCGACCTCGCCGGCCTCCGCGACCCCTCCCAGCGCGCCGCCGTGCTGGCGACGCTCGATGACGCGTGCCGGGAGTACGGATTCTTTCAGGTATGTATTAATTATACACACAAGTCACGAGCCACGACGACACGGACATCACGACTTCACGGGGGTGTCTCTAGTAGTAGTACTAGTACGTGTGCATGCGTGCGCGTGTCAGCCGGATCTCGTTTGCTATTGACCATGGCCACCACACCAGCTGAATTGATGCGCCGTGCTCCTGGTCCTGGTGCGCAGGTGGTCAACCACGGGGTCGGGAGCGACGTGAGCGGCGGGATGCTGGACGTGGCGCGGCGCTTCTTCGAGCTGCCGCTGGCGGAGCGGGCGCGGCACATGTCGGCGGACGTGCGGGCGCCGGTGCGCTACGGCACCAGCTTCAACCAGGCCAAGGACGCCGTGCTCTGCTGGCGCGACTTCCTGAAGCTCGTCTGCCAGCCGCTGCGGGAGGTGGTCCCGCGCTGGCCGCAGCAGCCGGCGGACCTGAGGGACGTGGCCACCGGGTACGCCGCGGCGAGCCACGCGCTGTTCATGGAGGTCATGGAGGCGGCGCTGGAGGCCCTGGGCATCCCCGCCCCCGCGGCCGGCGGCGGCGTGCTCGGGGAGCTGGCGGCCTTGGCGTCGCACATGATGACGGTGAACTGCTACCCGGCGTGCCCGCAGCCGGAGCTCACGCTGGGGATGCCGCCGCACTCGGACTACGGCCTCCTCACGTTCGTCCTGCAGGACCACGTCGAGGGGCTCCAGGTCTTGCACGCCGGCCGCTGGCTCACCGTCGACCCCGTCCCGGGATCGTTCGTCGTCAATGTCGGCGACCACCTAGAG ATCTACAGCAACGGGCGGTACAAGAGCGTGCTGCACCGGGTGCGCGTGAACTCGACGCGGCCGCGCATCTCGGTGGCGTCGTTCCACAGCCTGCCGGCGGAGCGGGCGATCGGGCCGGCGCCGGAGCTGGTGGACGACGAGGCCGGCAACCCGCGGCGCTACATGGACACCGACTTCGCCACCTTCCTCGCCTACCTCGCGTCCGCCGACGGCAAGAACAAAACCTTCCTGCAGTCAAGGAAGCTGCCGCTGCATACGTCTAGCTAA
- the LOC103643187 gene encoding protein DMR6-LIKE OXYGENASE 2 isoform X2: protein MSLVVAAPMAIVELANAQLQQQAAAAAKKDGGGHELEDGAADADTSTTMGMSCKRSEQQQQLVESSSSYDYDYGALMKGVRHLSDSGITRLPDRYVLPVSDRPGVGLIAASSTAAAAGGVGRVKLPVVDLAGLRDPSQRAAVLATLDDACREYGFFQVVNHGVGSDVSGGMLDVARRFFELPLAERARHMSADVRAPVRYGTSFNQAKDAVLCWRDFLKLVCQPLREVVPRWPQQPADLRDVATGYAAASHALFMEVMEAALEALGIPAPAAGGGVLGELAALASHMMTVNCYPACPQPELTLGMPPHSDYGLLTFVLQDHVEGLQVLHAGRWLTVDPVPGSFVVNVGDHLEIYSNGRYKSVLHRVRVNSTRPRISVASFHSLPAERAIGPAPELVDDEAGNPRRYMDTDFATFLAYLASADGKNKTFLQSRKLPLHTSS from the exons ATGAGCTTGGTTGTTGCGGCGCCAATGGCGATCGTCGAGTTGGCCAACGCCCAGCTGCAGCAGCAAGCCGCAGCGGCGGCCAAGAAAGACGGCGGCGGCCACGAGCTGGAAGATGGGGCGGCGGACGCGGACACGAGCACGACGATGGGTATGAGCTGCAAGCGgagcgagcagcagcagcagctggtgGAGTCGTCCTCGTCCTACGACTACGACTACGGCGCCCTGATGAAAGGCGTGAGGCACCTCTCGGACAGCGGCATTACCAGGCTGCCCGACAGGTACGTCCTGCCCGTGTCCGACCGCCCCGGCGTCGGCCTGATTGCCGCCTCGTccaccgcggcggcggcgggcggcgtcGGCAGGGTCAAGCTCCCCGTCGTCGACCTCGCCGGCCTCCGCGACCCCTCCCAGCGCGCCGCCGTGCTGGCGACGCTCGATGACGCGTGCCGGGAGTACGGATTCTTTCAG GTGGTCAACCACGGGGTCGGGAGCGACGTGAGCGGCGGGATGCTGGACGTGGCGCGGCGCTTCTTCGAGCTGCCGCTGGCGGAGCGGGCGCGGCACATGTCGGCGGACGTGCGGGCGCCGGTGCGCTACGGCACCAGCTTCAACCAGGCCAAGGACGCCGTGCTCTGCTGGCGCGACTTCCTGAAGCTCGTCTGCCAGCCGCTGCGGGAGGTGGTCCCGCGCTGGCCGCAGCAGCCGGCGGACCTGAGGGACGTGGCCACCGGGTACGCCGCGGCGAGCCACGCGCTGTTCATGGAGGTCATGGAGGCGGCGCTGGAGGCCCTGGGCATCCCCGCCCCCGCGGCCGGCGGCGGCGTGCTCGGGGAGCTGGCGGCCTTGGCGTCGCACATGATGACGGTGAACTGCTACCCGGCGTGCCCGCAGCCGGAGCTCACGCTGGGGATGCCGCCGCACTCGGACTACGGCCTCCTCACGTTCGTCCTGCAGGACCACGTCGAGGGGCTCCAGGTCTTGCACGCCGGCCGCTGGCTCACCGTCGACCCCGTCCCGGGATCGTTCGTCGTCAATGTCGGCGACCACCTAGAG ATCTACAGCAACGGGCGGTACAAGAGCGTGCTGCACCGGGTGCGCGTGAACTCGACGCGGCCGCGCATCTCGGTGGCGTCGTTCCACAGCCTGCCGGCGGAGCGGGCGATCGGGCCGGCGCCGGAGCTGGTGGACGACGAGGCCGGCAACCCGCGGCGCTACATGGACACCGACTTCGCCACCTTCCTCGCCTACCTCGCGTCCGCCGACGGCAAGAACAAAACCTTCCTGCAGTCAAGGAAGCTGCCGCTGCATACGTCTAGCTAA